The DNA segment AAGAAGGTATTTTTAAATCTTTAGAATATAAAAATATTAATGATATAAAAAGAGTAGATATTGTTAATATTTTAAAGACCATAGAGCATAAAAGCGCTACGCTTCAAAAAGCAAAGATATGGATAAATAAAGTATTTGAATATGCTTTGCAACTTGAGCTCATAGAAAACAATCCTGTAGCTTCTATCAAAAATAATATTGTATTTAAAAAACCAAATCAGGTTATACACCAACCTACCCTATTAGATGAATCTGATATTAAAGAATATATAAACACTCTAATTCACTCAGATATCAAGCAAAGTCATAAAAATTTAATGCTTTTTATACTTTTAACAGCTCAAAGACCTGGCAATGTTATAAAAGCTACTTGGGATGAGATAGATTTTAAAAATGAAATTTGGACTATATCAGCTCAAAAAATGAAAATGCGTAAAGAGCATAATATAGCATTAAGCAAACAAGCTATAAGTATATTAAAAAATCAATATGCGATTAAAGTCAATGATTATGTTTTTGCTGGTACTTCTAAAAAGGATGTAATAGTGAAAATATCACATGCAATACCAATAAACGCTTAGGATATAAAGGAATTCAAAGCGCACATGGATTTCGTGCTATGTTTAGAAGCATTGCAAACGAAAAGCAATTAGAACATGGAGTAAGTATGGATATAGCAGAGCAATGCTTAGCTCATGAGCAAAAAAATGCAATATTAAAAGCTTATAATAGAAGTAAAAATATAGAATTAAAAAGAAGATTAATGCAGTGGTGGGGAGATTATATAGAAAAACTTGCAGGAAAGCTTAGCTAACCTTGCAATATTTTATCCAATCATCGATTTCTTTCTTTTCATACATTAAAACTTTTCCTACTCTAACACCCTTTGGAAAGTTATAAATGGCTTGATTTTTTCTCATTCTCATTTTTCTTATCCTATCAACACTAAAACCCAAATATTGTGCAACTTCTTTTGTACTTAATAATTTCATATTAATCCTTTTTTATATTTGTTTCTAAATTTAATGATTTTATAATAGCTATTTGTTCTTCATAGCTCAAAGAATGGGATATTAAAATTTAATATTTTCAAATTCAAAGCGATTATAAGAAACCCTTGTATCTACAACCTTTATACATATTTTTTTAAGCTCAAAATCAAGCCAAGCTTCTATCTTCCAATAACATTCTATTTCTTTTTTCAAAGAGTTGTTTCCATAAGAAAAAGAAAGATCATCTTGTACAGAAAGAAATTCTTTAAGCATTATCATTAATTGATTTTTTGTTTCTTCTAAATGTTCTTCTATCAATTTTCTTTGTTTTGAAAATTCTTTCATCATTTTTAGCATTTTGTATCCTTTATATGTAATCTTTTATTGAATTTATCTTTCAAAAGTTGATAATTATATTTTGTTAAATCATCAAGCCTTCGTTTTGTTTCACCTATGATGTTTTTTGTAAGATTTTCACTCCATAAAGCAAAATCTAATTCATTAAAAACTACTAAGCCGTATTTAGCTAGTTCTTTTTGTAAAAGTCT comes from the Campylobacter insulaenigrae NCTC 12927 genome and includes:
- a CDS encoding tyrosine-type recombinase/integrase, which codes for MAKINKLTDSFLKSVKCDNGKKFIKFSDPSIKGLYVFVYPSGRKLFKTRQANDTYITLGEYPLLSLAELREIAINSHKLKAKGQNISNAKRLKFGILYDEVLENARKSNLAAKTIQRGLSYKEGIFKSLEYKNINDIKRVDIVNILKTIEHKSATLQKAKIWINKVFEYALQLELIENNPVASIKNNIVFKKPNQVIHQPTLLDESDIKEYINTLIHSDIKQSHKNLMLFILLTAQRPGNVIKATWDEIDFKNEIWTISAQKMKMRKEHNIALSKQAISILKNQYAIKVNDYVFAGTSKKDVIVKISHAIPINA
- a CDS encoding helix-turn-helix transcriptional regulator, with protein sequence MKLLSTKEVAQYLGFSVDRIRKMRMRKNQAIYNFPKGVRVGKVLMYEKKEIDDWIKYCKVS